A window from Bacteroidota bacterium encodes these proteins:
- a CDS encoding phosphatidylserine decarboxylase family protein — protein sequence MTIHKEGYKTIAIATILFGVINILSFYYISLPSPVISWIIFIGTLGLLLFLISFFRIPNRQLTVDESAIVAPADGTVVAIEEVQADEYFTDRRIQVSIFMSPLNVHVNRNPVTGEVKYSEYHKGKYLVAWHPKSSTENERHSVVYNRDGKEILVKQIAGALAKRICNYLQPGMQIKQTAEMGFIKFGSRVDLLLPLDAKIEAKIGDKPQGGVTVIARW from the coding sequence ATGACAATTCATAAAGAAGGATATAAAACGATTGCTATTGCTACTATCCTGTTTGGAGTAATAAATATTCTTTCATTTTATTATATAAGTCTACCGTCACCAGTTATCAGCTGGATCATTTTTATCGGAACCCTTGGTCTATTACTTTTCCTGATCTCTTTTTTCCGTATCCCCAACAGGCAACTCACGGTTGATGAATCAGCCATCGTTGCTCCTGCAGACGGAACAGTAGTGGCGATAGAAGAAGTACAGGCGGATGAATATTTTACTGACCGTAGAATACAGGTTTCTATTTTTATGAGCCCTTTGAATGTGCATGTGAATCGTAACCCGGTAACAGGCGAAGTGAAATACAGCGAATATCATAAAGGAAAATATCTCGTTGCCTGGCACCCTAAATCATCTACAGAAAATGAAAGGCATTCAGTAGTTTATAATAGGGACGGCAAAGAAATTCTTGTAAAACAAATCGCCGGTGCTTTGGCCAAACGTATCTGCAATTACCTGCAACCCGGCATGCAAATAAAACAAACCGCAGAAATGGGTTTTATTAAATTTGGCTCAAGAGTCGATCTCCTATTACCATTAGATGCAAAAATTGAAGCTAAAATTGGCGATAAGCCACAAGGTGGGGTGACAGTGATAGCGAGATGGTGA
- a CDS encoding noncanonical pyrimidine nucleotidase, YjjG family has protein sequence MGTNNSPLGAGGKYKHLFFDLDHTLWDYEANARSSLQYLYDNLDLKEKGVYDFDLFYKNYSVYNDKLWEEYRNGIIKQDVLRVKRMRLTLLDFKIADEELSEKMNVGFIDLLPTRTHVFPYCYEILDYLIDKKYILHLITNGFEEVQHSKLKYSGLTKYFTEVITSEASNSLKPNKEIFEFAFLKSNAKPEESIMLGDNIDVDIVGAMNAGIDQVFVNHVNAQPVIKPTYTVYSLKELEDIF, from the coding sequence ATGGGAACTAATAACTCCCCTTTAGGGGCAGGGGGTAAATACAAACATCTTTTCTTCGATCTTGATCATACGCTGTGGGACTATGAAGCCAATGCCCGTTCAAGTCTTCAATACTTATACGACAACCTGGATTTAAAAGAAAAAGGTGTTTATGATTTTGATCTGTTTTATAAGAACTATTCGGTTTATAATGATAAACTCTGGGAAGAATACCGGAACGGAATAATAAAACAAGATGTGTTGCGGGTAAAGCGGATGCGACTTACTTTATTGGATTTTAAAATTGCCGATGAAGAACTTTCCGAGAAAATGAATGTAGGATTTATAGATTTATTGCCAACCCGAACACATGTATTTCCTTACTGCTACGAAATACTTGATTATCTTATTGATAAAAAATATATTCTTCATCTTATCACCAACGGGTTCGAAGAAGTACAGCATAGCAAATTGAAATACTCCGGTCTGACAAAATATTTTACTGAAGTAATAACCTCCGAAGCAAGTAATAGCCTGAAACCAAATAAAGAAATTTTTGAATTTGCATTCCTTAAATCAAATGCAAAGCCCGAAGAAAGTATAATGCTGGGCGATAATATCGACGTAGATATTGTTGGCGCAATGAATGCAGGTATTGACCAGGTTTTTGTAAACCATGTGAATGCTCAGCCTGTGATCAAACCAACTTATACTGTGTACTCATTAAAAGAATTGGAAGATATTTTTTGA
- a CDS encoding SDR family oxidoreductase, giving the protein MPENVKNISNTPLGDGGKIVFITGASRGIGRSIADIFAANGYDLYLTSRSDVALYKAMEELQRKYPSVSIKAKAFDLSKTDEAKAAGSWVLNSGIVPDILVNNAGLFEPGSVHNEPEGLLENQMAINVYSAYHLTRTLLPKMMERRSGHIFNMCSIASLHAYHNGGAYSISKYAMHGFSKNLREEMKPHNIKVTAIHPGAVLTDSWGDYDNSKKRIMEAGDIAKMVYASSQLSPAACVEDIVIRPQLGDL; this is encoded by the coding sequence ATGCCAGAAAATGTGAAGAATATTTCAAACACCCCTTTAGGGGATGGGGGTAAGATAGTTTTTATAACAGGTGCCTCAAGAGGGATTGGTAGATCTATTGCGGATATATTCGCTGCAAATGGATATGATCTCTATCTAACATCCCGCAGTGATGTAGCCTTGTATAAGGCAATGGAAGAACTGCAGAGAAAATATCCTTCTGTTTCAATTAAAGCCAAAGCATTTGATTTAAGCAAGACTGATGAGGCAAAAGCTGCAGGCAGTTGGGTATTGAATTCTGGGATTGTTCCTGATATCCTTGTTAACAATGCCGGTTTGTTTGAGCCGGGAAGTGTACACAATGAGCCAGAAGGATTGCTCGAAAACCAAATGGCCATTAATGTTTACAGTGCTTATCATCTTACCAGAACATTGTTGCCGAAAATGATGGAAAGAAGATCGGGTCACATTTTCAATATGTGTTCTATTGCTTCCCTTCATGCTTATCATAACGGCGGAGCCTACAGTATCAGCAAATATGCGATGCATGGCTTTAGCAAAAACCTGCGGGAAGAAATGAAACCGCATAATATCAAAGTAACTGCCATTCATCCCGGTGCTGTGCTTACCGATTCCTGGGGAGATTATGATAACAGTAAGAAACGGATCATGGAAGCAGGGGATATTGCTAAAATGGTTTATGCTTCATCACAGCTTTCGCCTGCTGCATGCGTGGAAGATATTGTGATCAGGCCGCAATTGGGCGATTTATAA
- a CDS encoding protein BatD, which produces MKKWIFIVSFLFLSDLLIAQVSVQAIVPERPVTIGEPFRIQFVIENALPDQRFSAPDFGWLKIVRGPETYAGTQNVNGQKIDIINYVYTAVAEREGNYKISHALVKINGLSFISPEVNIVAIRKQKQNSFNNQDGISAYTLLPGEDAYRKIKENLFVKLFVDRKTCLVGEPVVATFKLFSRLQSKSDIVKNPGFYGFSVYDMVNLDDKIKETQRINGKDFDVHTIRKVQLYPLQAGVFTIDEMKIDNKVEFSQSMVNKKTEQQISEGVLNESNDASATPGTEIYETSMVTAPVRITVKALPQVNKPETFNGAAGVFTIRSKIANNKLDKNEEDFFEIIVEGKGNFTQITAPVIQWPKEIEGFEPTVIDFLDKRIVPLSGGRIFRYPFISSVHGKWKIPSVKFSYFNTSTNSYKTIGTDSVIVSISEKEFKKITKADAPPGGKKISIEDANKRVSKIAFILVAFIVAGALVYWLVLSRKKKEIVVEEPVIKSPTVEEIFNSISVEESIPAKEFYTSIYNTAWSWLSQHLHVSGTEMNKGFLQNRLRQAGTDEAAITELLNHFNYIETAMFTSVEMESTRSQLVEKTISILNQLKR; this is translated from the coding sequence ATGAAAAAATGGATTTTCATAGTATCATTTTTATTTCTGAGTGATCTGCTGATAGCTCAAGTCAGCGTACAAGCCATTGTGCCCGAAAGGCCTGTAACCATCGGAGAACCCTTCCGGATACAGTTTGTGATTGAAAATGCTTTGCCCGATCAACGATTTTCTGCCCCTGATTTTGGCTGGCTAAAAATTGTCCGCGGACCTGAAACATATGCAGGAACACAAAACGTAAATGGGCAAAAGATCGATATAATCAATTATGTATATACAGCAGTAGCAGAAAGAGAAGGAAATTATAAGATCAGCCACGCATTAGTAAAAATTAATGGGCTGAGTTTTATCAGTCCTGAGGTAAACATTGTTGCTATTAGAAAGCAAAAACAGAATTCATTTAATAACCAGGATGGTATTTCGGCTTATACATTATTACCCGGCGAAGATGCTTACCGGAAAATTAAAGAGAATCTTTTTGTAAAATTATTTGTTGATAGAAAAACCTGCCTTGTGGGTGAACCTGTTGTTGCTACTTTCAAATTGTTTTCAAGGCTGCAATCAAAATCCGATATTGTAAAAAACCCGGGCTTCTATGGTTTCAGTGTATATGATATGGTAAATCTTGATGACAAGATAAAAGAGACTCAGCGGATCAATGGAAAGGATTTTGATGTACACACAATACGTAAAGTACAGCTCTATCCATTGCAAGCCGGTGTGTTTACCATTGATGAAATGAAGATCGATAATAAGGTTGAGTTTTCACAGAGCATGGTAAATAAGAAAACCGAACAGCAGATATCTGAAGGCGTTTTAAATGAAAGCAATGATGCGTCAGCAACGCCGGGAACAGAAATTTATGAGACAAGCATGGTAACCGCACCGGTAAGAATTACAGTGAAGGCCTTGCCACAGGTTAATAAACCTGAAACGTTTAATGGTGCAGCAGGGGTATTCACTATCCGGTCAAAAATTGCGAATAACAAACTGGATAAAAATGAGGAAGACTTTTTCGAAATTATCGTGGAAGGCAAAGGAAATTTTACACAAATAACAGCACCGGTCATTCAATGGCCAAAAGAGATCGAAGGGTTTGAACCAACCGTTATAGATTTTTTAGATAAACGCATTGTCCCTTTATCTGGCGGAAGAATTTTCAGGTATCCTTTTATTTCATCTGTTCATGGTAAATGGAAAATTCCCTCTGTGAAGTTTTCTTATTTCAACACAAGTACAAATAGTTATAAAACCATTGGCACGGATAGTGTGATCGTCAGTATTTCTGAAAAAGAATTTAAAAAGATAACCAAGGCAGATGCCCCCCCAGGGGGAAAAAAGATCTCGATAGAAGATGCAAACAAACGGGTGAGTAAAATCGCCTTTATATTGGTGGCATTTATTGTAGCTGGTGCTTTGGTCTATTGGTTGGTGCTTAGTAGGAAAAAAAAGGAAATTGTTGTAGAAGAACCCGTAATTAAATCTCCAACGGTGGAAGAGATCTTCAATTCTATATCTGTTGAGGAATCTATACCAGCTAAGGAGTTTTATACTTCAATATATAATACAGCTTGGAGCTGGTTGTCGCAACATCTTCATGTATCGGGTACTGAAATGAATAAAGGTTTTTTGCAAAACAGGTTAAGACAGGCTGGTACCGATGAAGCAGCGATCACAGAACTTTTAAACCATTTCAATTATATTGAAACTGCTATGTTTACTTCAGTAGAAATGGAATCAACCCGAAGCCAGCTTGTGGAAAAAACGATTTCGATTCTGAATCAGCTAAAAAGATAA
- a CDS encoding response regulator transcription factor: MTEEKKPSILLVEDEENLHEALKLNLELEGYEVTSSFDGAAALKAVENEYFDLLILDVMLPEVDGISVTETVRLKNNEVPILILSAKNSSADRVLGLKKGADDYLTKPFNLEELLLRIHKLIDKNKKLQDKSSVGDTYTFDSNTIDFKAQEAVNKQGETIQLSKKETMLLKLLIENKNEVVPREKILQSVWGYNVYPTTRTIDNFILNFRKYFEEDSRNPKYFHSVRGVGYKYTE; encoded by the coding sequence ATGACTGAAGAAAAAAAACCATCCATATTATTGGTAGAAGATGAAGAAAATCTGCATGAAGCGCTGAAGCTAAATTTAGAGCTTGAAGGCTATGAGGTTACTTCTTCATTTGATGGCGCCGCAGCGCTGAAAGCCGTAGAGAATGAATATTTTGATCTGCTGATACTGGATGTAATGCTGCCAGAAGTGGATGGCATTAGCGTCACTGAAACAGTGAGATTGAAAAATAATGAAGTGCCTATTCTCATTCTGAGTGCAAAAAACAGTAGCGCAGACCGGGTGCTGGGTTTAAAAAAAGGCGCAGATGATTACCTTACAAAACCTTTTAACCTGGAGGAATTATTACTGCGTATTCATAAATTGATTGACAAGAATAAAAAACTACAAGATAAATCTTCAGTAGGAGATACTTACACTTTTGATAGCAACACAATTGATTTTAAAGCACAGGAAGCTGTGAACAAACAGGGAGAAACCATTCAGCTCAGTAAAAAAGAGACCATGCTGCTAAAGTTATTAATTGAAAATAAAAATGAAGTAGTGCCGCGGGAAAAGATATTACAATCCGTTTGGGGCTATAATGTGTATCCTACTACCCGTACAATTGATAATTTCATACTCAACTTTCGTAAATACTTTGAAGAAGATAGTCGCAATCCTAAATACTTTCACTCTGTAAGAGGGGTCGGTTATAAATACACCGAGTAA
- a CDS encoding two-component sensor histidine kinase: MPADNRLQLRRATIVYWILLTYILAALIWWFVSLQTQNSELTDLKYKNLSDQTNLSAGEKYNALAKIDSDSRRNTGKYISEGVTFLLLIVVGAVFIYRSVRRQFIMQKQQQNFMMAVTHELKTPISVARLNLETIQRYQLDPEKQKKLIRMTLDETDRLNSLTNNILVSSQLEGGGYPSSMEELDLSDLLKDSMQDFRNRFPERSFIEEITPDIELKGDALLLQMLISNLVENAIKYSAKETPVKAHLFKQNNNLHLIISDLGTGVPDPEKKKVFNKFYRVGNESTRKTQGTGLGLYLCQSIAGYHNADIMVTDNKPCGSKFAVIFHT, encoded by the coding sequence ATGCCTGCCGATAACAGGTTGCAATTACGCCGGGCAACAATTGTTTACTGGATATTGCTTACTTATATATTAGCTGCACTGATATGGTGGTTCGTTTCATTGCAAACACAAAACAGCGAATTAACTGATCTAAAATATAAAAACCTTTCTGATCAAACCAACTTAAGTGCCGGGGAAAAATATAATGCGTTGGCGAAAATAGATTCTGATAGCAGGCGCAATACCGGAAAATATATCAGTGAAGGGGTTACATTTCTATTACTCATTGTTGTTGGCGCCGTATTTATTTATCGTTCCGTTCGCAGGCAGTTTATTATGCAGAAGCAGCAGCAGAATTTTATGATGGCTGTTACTCACGAATTGAAAACTCCGATCTCTGTTGCAAGGTTAAATCTTGAAACAATTCAGAGATACCAACTGGATCCTGAGAAACAAAAAAAACTGATACGGATGACGCTGGATGAAACAGACCGGCTGAATTCATTGACCAATAATATTCTCGTATCATCACAACTGGAAGGTGGCGGCTACCCCTCATCAATGGAAGAACTGGATCTTTCCGATTTGCTGAAAGACAGTATGCAGGATTTTAGAAATCGTTTTCCTGAAAGAAGTTTTATTGAAGAAATAACACCTGATATAGAACTTAAAGGTGATGCGTTGCTGCTGCAAATGCTGATCAGTAACCTGGTGGAAAACGCAATCAAGTATTCTGCGAAAGAAACGCCGGTAAAAGCCCATTTATTCAAACAGAACAACAACCTGCATTTAATAATAAGTGATCTTGGCACCGGGGTACCTGATCCGGAGAAGAAAAAGGTTTTTAATAAGTTTTACCGGGTAGGGAATGAATCGACCCGTAAAACACAGGGTACCGGGCTGGGGTTATATCTTTGCCAATCCATTGCCGGTTATCATAATGCCGACATTATGGTGACAGATAATAAACCTTGTGGAAGTAAATTTGCTGTCATTTTTCATACGTGA
- the gldH gene encoding gliding motility lipoprotein GldH codes for MFNVQLKRLPFVLFICYFISSCSTIDIYEKTVAVPGHQWAGSFKPEFQFEIKDNTIPYNVFFVIRHTEKYNYNNIFINLSSKQAGTDSSITQRLDVTLATNEKGWLGTGMDDIYEQRMKLSPEAGTFFPKPGTYTFTLEQIMREQPLEHVMNVGIRIEKK; via the coding sequence ATGTTCAATGTTCAGCTAAAAAGACTGCCTTTTGTTTTATTTATATGCTATTTCATTTCTTCCTGCTCTACAATTGATATTTATGAAAAAACAGTTGCTGTACCGGGGCATCAGTGGGCTGGCAGTTTTAAACCGGAGTTCCAGTTCGAAATAAAAGACAATACTATTCCCTACAACGTATTTTTTGTGATCCGCCACACAGAAAAATATAACTACAATAATATTTTCATCAACCTCAGCAGTAAACAAGCAGGAACAGATAGTTCTATTACACAACGGCTTGATGTAACACTGGCCACCAATGAAAAGGGTTGGCTGGGTACCGGCATGGATGATATTTATGAGCAAAGAATGAAACTAAGTCCAGAAGCAGGAACTTTTTTTCCAAAACCAGGTACTTACACTTTTACCCTGGAGCAAATAATGCGGGAACAACCACTGGAGCATGTAATGAATGTTGGCATCCGGATCGAAAAAAAATAA
- a CDS encoding YicC family protein: MLKSMTGFGRVERVVTDKTFLIDIKSLNGKQFELNLKLPAFLRPYEFDIRKILSEKLSRGSVDCTISLKESGQAKPVSINTELAKAYFKPLAELSAELKLDTSSILSSLLKMPEVITPTGETLTDAEWDTFEAALNDAIKELGRHRAEEGKSLEADLVNRIKNIVNYEEEVAKLAPLRQQKTKDGLKKLLEENVGKESYDPNRLEQELIYYIEKMDISEEQIRLKNHCEYFMQILNEPEEAKGKKLSFILQEIGREINTTGSKAYDSTIQKLVVMMKDELEKAKEQVLNAL, encoded by the coding sequence ATGCTCAAATCAATGACCGGTTTTGGAAGAGTGGAGAGAGTCGTAACTGATAAAACTTTTCTGATAGATATTAAATCTCTTAACGGAAAACAATTCGAACTAAACTTAAAACTACCGGCATTTTTAAGACCGTATGAATTCGATATACGAAAAATTCTTTCGGAGAAATTAAGTCGTGGTAGTGTGGATTGCACTATCAGCCTGAAAGAATCGGGACAGGCGAAACCGGTTTCAATAAACACTGAACTGGCAAAAGCTTACTTTAAACCGTTGGCCGAGCTTTCAGCAGAACTTAAATTAGACACTTCATCCATTCTTTCTTCCCTTTTAAAGATGCCCGAAGTGATCACACCAACCGGCGAAACACTTACCGATGCAGAATGGGATACTTTTGAAGCTGCATTAAATGATGCCATCAAGGAATTAGGACGCCACCGGGCCGAAGAAGGCAAATCACTTGAAGCCGACCTGGTAAACCGTATTAAGAATATTGTTAATTACGAGGAGGAGGTGGCAAAACTGGCACCGCTGCGCCAGCAAAAAACAAAAGATGGATTGAAAAAACTGCTGGAAGAAAATGTAGGTAAAGAAAGCTATGACCCCAACCGCCTTGAACAGGAACTCATTTATTATATAGAAAAAATGGATATCAGCGAAGAGCAGATACGGCTGAAAAACCATTGCGAATACTTTATGCAGATCCTGAATGAGCCTGAAGAAGCGAAAGGGAAAAAGCTTTCATTTATACTGCAGGAAATAGGAAGGGAAATAAATACCACCGGCTCGAAAGCCTATGATTCAACCATTCAAAAGCTGGTGGTGATGATGAAGGATGAACTAGAAAAAGCAAAAGAACAGGTGTTGAATGCACTTTAA
- a CDS encoding UDP-3-O-(3-hydroxymyristoyl)glucosamine N-acyltransferase produces MEFKQPVPVSFIAELIGAELVGNKNGTATGINELHKVQKGDLAFVDHPKYYDKCINSAASFIIINKRTDCPDGKALLVVDEPFEAYLKIVNHYHPFIPSSKSISDSASIGEGTVIMPNSFIGNNVSIGKNCIIHPNVSIMDDCVIGNDVVIQASSVIGSDAFYYNKKTNRSIHYKKMISCGRVVIEDGVEIGAGCTIDRGVSSDTVIGAGTKMDNMVHIGHDSEIGKNCLFAAQVGIAGAVKIEDNVILWGQVGVSKTLTIGKDAIVYAQSGVKDSIDGGKVYFGSPVEEAREKMKELVWIKRIPQLWEKMMGK; encoded by the coding sequence ATGGAATTTAAACAACCAGTACCGGTAAGTTTTATTGCAGAATTGATCGGCGCAGAACTTGTTGGCAACAAAAATGGAACAGCAACAGGCATTAATGAGTTGCATAAAGTACAAAAAGGTGACCTGGCATTTGTTGATCATCCAAAGTATTACGACAAATGCATCAACTCGGCTGCAAGCTTTATCATAATCAATAAAAGAACCGATTGCCCGGATGGAAAAGCATTACTGGTAGTAGATGAACCTTTTGAAGCATACCTGAAGATCGTTAATCATTATCATCCTTTTATTCCTTCATCAAAATCCATCAGCGATTCAGCATCAATAGGTGAAGGAACAGTGATCATGCCTAATTCTTTTATAGGTAATAATGTATCTATCGGTAAGAATTGCATTATTCATCCTAATGTATCCATCATGGATGATTGTGTTATTGGAAATGATGTCGTCATCCAGGCCTCATCGGTGATCGGAAGCGATGCATTTTACTATAATAAGAAGACCAACCGTTCTATTCATTATAAAAAAATGATCAGTTGCGGTCGTGTAGTGATAGAAGATGGAGTAGAGATCGGCGCAGGCTGTACGATTGATCGTGGTGTAAGCAGCGACACGGTAATTGGCGCAGGTACCAAGATGGACAATATGGTTCATATTGGTCATGATTCAGAAATCGGAAAGAACTGCTTATTTGCGGCACAGGTAGGTATTGCGGGTGCAGTGAAAATTGAAGATAATGTGATACTATGGGGACAAGTAGGTGTAAGTAAAACATTGACGATTGGAAAAGATGCAATAGTATATGCTCAAAGCGGTGTGAAAGACAGCATTGATGGCGGTAAGGTTTATTTTGGCTCGCCGGTAGAAGAGGCAAGGGAAAAAATGAAAGAATTAGTTTGGATAAAACGTATTCCCCAGTTATGGGAAAAGATGATGGGAAAATAA
- a CDS encoding carboxypeptidase-like regulatory domain-containing protein, which yields MKTIFIAFIILLISSPAFSQYTITGKVIDSTSKEPLRGASVFCQNTTLGTTTNKEGEFSLALKSGGYDLIISFSGYQTITKRISGDEGKLEIALARNEKELMEVVIQTSNEVKDGWAKYGSFFTENFIGTTPNAANCKLENPEVLKFYYLKKSDKIRVLATAPLVIKNESLGYNLTYQLDSFVFYNKTNISTYRGFCFFGEMDGTDSLKRKWVANRKKAYSGSILQFVRSYYDSTLTQDGWLIEMLDETDDKKFNRITDPYDSTFYGYTDSTREVDIWYPRKLTVIYTKKKPEAEYLKKFKLPKIVSTLISYVDLNDVITIQPNGYYYEQKDWINQGYWSWKNLADLLPYDYEPD from the coding sequence ATGAAAACCATATTTATTGCCTTCATTATTTTACTGATCTCAAGTCCTGCTTTTTCTCAATACACAATTACCGGAAAGGTAATTGACTCAACATCTAAAGAGCCTTTGAGAGGTGCTTCTGTATTTTGTCAGAATACTACGCTGGGCACAACTACCAATAAGGAAGGTGAGTTTTCACTTGCATTAAAAAGCGGCGGTTATGACCTGATCATTTCTTTCTCTGGTTATCAAACAATAACAAAACGTATAAGTGGTGATGAAGGCAAATTGGAAATTGCACTTGCCCGCAACGAAAAAGAACTGATGGAAGTGGTGATACAAACCAGCAATGAGGTAAAAGATGGCTGGGCGAAATATGGAAGTTTTTTTACAGAAAATTTTATCGGCACTACGCCCAATGCCGCTAATTGCAAACTGGAGAATCCTGAAGTACTGAAATTTTATTACCTGAAAAAAAGTGATAAGATAAGAGTGCTGGCCACTGCTCCCCTGGTAATTAAAAACGAATCGCTTGGTTATAATCTGACTTACCAGCTTGACAGTTTTGTTTTTTATAACAAGACCAATATTTCAACTTACCGTGGCTTTTGTTTTTTTGGTGAAATGGATGGAACTGATTCTCTAAAAAGAAAATGGGTGGCCAACCGCAAGAAAGCTTATTCGGGTTCTATCCTGCAATTTGTCCGTTCCTATTATGACAGTACCCTCACTCAAGATGGATGGTTGATTGAAATGCTTGATGAAACAGATGATAAAAAGTTCAACCGCATCACTGATCCTTATGATAGTACTTTCTATGGTTATACGGATAGTACGAGAGAGGTTGATATCTGGTATCCGCGGAAACTAACCGTTATTTATACAAAGAAAAAACCGGAGGCTGAATATTTAAAAAAATTCAAACTCCCTAAGATAGTAAGCACATTGATCTCTTATGTTGATCTAAATGATGTAATTACTATTCAGCCAAACGGATATTATTATGAACAGAAAGACTGGATCAACCAGGGCTACTGGAGCTGGAAAAATTTAGCGGATCTTTTGCCCTATGATTACGAACCGGATTAA
- a CDS encoding SDR family NAD(P)-dependent oxidoreductase, protein MVLVTGGTGFLGAYIIKALIEKGYVVRAIRRSPKLPSYISKDIFDKVQWVDGDVIDINSLEDAMEGVDTVIHSAAVVSFIKKDRKNMYHVNVDGTANVVNIALEKNVRRLIHISSVAALGRTAGGGHVDEEKKWEESKVNTHYGRSKNKAELEVWRGFSEGLSGVILNPSTILGFGDWNNSSSAIFKKVYEEFSWSTPGINGFVDVEDVARVVILFMENDITEQRYVVNSDNWHFEKLQSIIADALGKKKPTKIASPFLMNIARRLETVKCFFTDGKPLLTKESVRVAISKTYFENAKILKALPGFSFTPLKETIEKASKLYLGTINAKH, encoded by the coding sequence ATGGTTCTTGTAACAGGCGGCACAGGTTTTTTAGGAGCATATATCATTAAAGCCCTTATAGAAAAAGGTTATGTAGTAAGAGCTATCCGACGCAGCCCTAAACTACCCTCCTATATTTCAAAAGATATATTTGATAAGGTACAGTGGGTAGATGGCGATGTGATTGATATAAACTCTTTGGAAGATGCGATGGAAGGAGTGGATACAGTTATTCATTCTGCTGCAGTTGTTTCCTTTATAAAAAAAGATAGAAAGAATATGTACCATGTAAATGTGGATGGTACTGCTAACGTGGTGAATATTGCATTAGAAAAAAATGTTCGACGTTTGATCCATATCAGTTCAGTAGCGGCATTGGGAAGAACAGCTGGTGGCGGGCATGTAGATGAAGAAAAGAAATGGGAAGAAAGTAAAGTGAATACACATTATGGCCGTAGTAAGAACAAGGCCGAACTGGAAGTATGGAGGGGTTTCAGTGAAGGTTTATCAGGAGTTATTTTAAATCCAAGTACAATACTGGGTTTTGGCGACTGGAATAACAGCAGCTCAGCGATTTTTAAAAAAGTATATGAAGAATTCAGTTGGTCGACACCAGGTATTAATGGTTTTGTAGATGTAGAAGATGTAGCAAGAGTTGTTATCCTGTTTATGGAAAATGATATAACCGAACAACGCTATGTTGTAAATAGCGATAACTGGCATTTTGAAAAACTGCAATCCATTATTGCGGATGCATTGGGAAAAAAGAAACCAACTAAAATAGCCAGCCCGTTTTTAATGAATATTGCCCGCCGGCTGGAAACTGTAAAATGCTTTTTCACCGACGGCAAACCACTGCTGACGAAAGAAAGTGTACGTGTTGCCATTAGCAAAACTTATTTCGAAAATGCTAAAATCCTCAAAGCTTTACCGGGATTTTCCTTTACCCCCCTTAAGGAAACTATCGAAAAAGCAAGCAAACTTTACCTTGGCACAATAAATGCAAAACACTAA